A genomic stretch from Dissulfurispira thermophila includes:
- a CDS encoding glycoside hydrolase family 1 protein, producing MNNEQNTKFLWGVATSAFQLEGSPYADWTSWDSILNSKPDVTNHYTLYKEDLNLLKDLGVNAYRFSIEWSRIQPRENIWDEAAVAHYQDIINILLENNIEPMVTIHHFTHPLWFIKKYPWHKEESIEKFLIFAEKIVSILKGVRYWITFNEPYVLILAGYFEGCTPPGIRDVSLGLKALENILISHGKTYDIIHSRVTGPMAKPMVSVAHNMAALAPWNKWNPMDRLLSSIAKHFYNHSLLDVFITGILRVKFPFKKAVEIHVPIKDKLDFFGVNYYTRIHMRFNPFKKMGIELRHRDIDGYGLTDMGWEIHPHGLAKVLRYASKLNVPLIITENGIATHDCEKKIKFMKRHVDVLERCIKKGIDVRGYFYWSLIDNYEWLQGLDARFGLYKVDFDTLNRKPTNAAAYYSYLIKSRDFYSLK from the coding sequence ATGAACAATGAACAAAATACTAAATTCCTCTGGGGTGTTGCCACATCTGCCTTTCAGCTTGAGGGTTCTCCTTATGCTGACTGGACATCATGGGATTCGATATTAAATTCAAAGCCTGATGTCACAAACCATTACACCTTATATAAAGAAGACTTGAATTTATTGAAAGATCTCGGTGTGAATGCATATCGCTTCTCTATTGAATGGAGTAGGATACAACCAAGAGAAAACATATGGGATGAAGCCGCTGTTGCCCATTATCAGGACATAATAAATATCCTTCTTGAAAACAATATAGAGCCTATGGTCACAATACATCACTTCACGCATCCACTCTGGTTTATCAAAAAATACCCATGGCACAAAGAAGAGTCTATTGAAAAATTTTTGATCTTCGCAGAAAAGATAGTGTCTATATTAAAGGGCGTGCGATACTGGATTACTTTCAACGAGCCATATGTGCTTATCCTTGCCGGATATTTTGAGGGATGCACACCTCCCGGCATCAGGGATGTTTCACTGGGATTGAAGGCACTGGAGAATATTCTCATTAGCCACGGGAAAACTTATGATATTATCCATTCAAGAGTCACCGGTCCGATGGCTAAGCCTATGGTAAGTGTTGCACACAATATGGCTGCTCTTGCGCCGTGGAACAAATGGAACCCTATGGACAGACTACTGTCCAGCATTGCAAAGCACTTTTATAATCACTCCCTTTTAGATGTGTTTATCACTGGCATTCTCAGGGTGAAGTTTCCATTTAAGAAGGCAGTAGAAATTCATGTCCCTATAAAGGATAAGCTGGATTTCTTCGGTGTAAATTATTACACAAGAATACATATGAGGTTTAATCCTTTTAAAAAGATGGGTATTGAACTGAGACACAGGGATATTGACGGCTATGGACTTACTGATATGGGATGGGAGATACACCCTCATGGACTTGCAAAGGTGCTGAGATATGCATCAAAACTCAATGTGCCTTTGATAATAACTGAAAACGGCATTGCTACTCATGACTGTGAGAAGAAGATAAAGTTCATGAAACGTCATGTAGATGTCCTCGAAAGGTGCATCAAAAAAGGCATCGATGTCAGGGGATATTTCTACTGGTCCCTGATTGACAACTACGAATGGCTTCAAGGACTCGATGCGAGATTCGGTTTATATAAAGTGGATTTTGACACACTCAATCGCAAGCCTACCAATGCAGCAGCATATTATTCGTATTTGATTAAGAGCAGAGATTTTTATTCTCTAAAATAA
- a CDS encoding type II toxin-antitoxin system HicB family antitoxin, whose amino-acid sequence MNSKLSFRIVLRPEPEGGYTVLVPSLPGCVTYGDTVEDAVKMAEDAIAAYLESMKKHDEEIVDDSRTLESILNVEYA is encoded by the coding sequence ATGAATTCAAAACTCTCTTTCAGGATTGTTTTAAGACCTGAACCGGAGGGCGGATATACTGTTTTAGTGCCGTCTTTACCAGGATGTGTAACTTATGGCGACACTGTAGAAGATGCTGTCAAAATGGCTGAGGATGCAATAGCAGCATATTTAGAAAGCATGAAAAAACATGATGAGGAAATTGTGGATGATTCCAGAACACTGGAAAGTATATTAAATGTAGAGTATGCCTAA
- a CDS encoding PHP domain-containing protein: MLLCDFHIHTKYSDGSVELRKTIDLYGQAGFDVIAITDHVVNGDNSIGRLAHRFRLSVTAENFDEYISNIKYEAERAWNKYEMLVVPGVEISKNYINPEKSAHVLIIDIKEFIPACMNYEKIFLEARQQDALIVACHPHHMSDMSRDTLFLWNNRGKYAKYIDAWEIANRDDVFNVISLEKYPYIANSDFHKARHIYSWKTLLNCEKNIDSIKKCIRHNKGVAITLFRN, translated from the coding sequence ATGTTACTGTGTGACTTTCATATCCACACAAAATACTCTGACGGTTCTGTGGAGTTGAGAAAGACAATTGATCTTTACGGTCAAGCGGGATTTGATGTAATAGCAATAACAGATCATGTGGTCAATGGTGACAACTCTATCGGAAGGCTCGCCCATCGTTTTAGATTATCTGTGACAGCAGAGAATTTTGATGAATACATATCCAATATAAAATACGAGGCAGAGAGGGCATGGAATAAATATGAAATGCTCGTAGTACCAGGCGTGGAAATCAGTAAAAACTACATTAATCCTGAAAAATCAGCACATGTGCTTATCATCGATATAAAGGAGTTTATCCCCGCATGTATGAACTATGAAAAGATATTCCTTGAGGCAAGACAACAAGACGCCCTTATAGTTGCTTGCCATCCGCACCACATGTCTGATATGAGTAGGGATACCTTATTTCTTTGGAACAACAGAGGCAAATATGCAAAATACATAGACGCATGGGAGATTGCTAATAGAGATGATGTGTTTAATGTAATCAGTCTTGAGAAATACCCTTATATAGCAAACAGTGATTTTCATAAGGCAAGGCACATCTATTCGTGGAAGACGCTTTTAAACTGCGAAAAGAATATTGACTCAATTAAAAAATGCATAAGGCATAACAAAGGAGTGGCAATAACACTATTTAGGAATTAA